A region from the Coffea eugenioides isolate CCC68of chromosome 9, Ceug_1.0, whole genome shotgun sequence genome encodes:
- the LOC113782335 gene encoding uncharacterized protein LOC113782335 — translation MKVRRFVQGLNVEIQEALAAAQINTFTEVLEKAQRIEIVRALVRNFHAKRKGAPGGNQRPAHSDRNMPPSKVGRGAGGGRFTGTSRGGTPMGAQSGRGQGRGGPQGGQTSASRVSCGYCGKSNHIEDNCWRKARKCLRCGSTEHQIANCPLISDTQLAGKSNPKPTNVGGTRSRVPARVYSLDQQSIPELTEVVECTIPVFHCLAKILIDPSATHSFVSPTFMLGIDVKVERLPYDLEVRTPTGNQTLLANEVYRNCDIWVGERKLVVDLISLAIKGYEVILGMDWLVHYHARVDCRMKVVEFYIPGEAILKLDVRGMLVSSVLISGIRARKLLSHGARGYLAFLVNALGEKIKLEDMSVINEYLDVFPEELASLPPEREIEFKVDLAPGTTPISKTPYPMVPAKLKELKFQLQDLLERGFIHESESP, via the coding sequence atgAAGGTAAGGAGGTTTGTACAGGGGCTCAATGTAGAGATACAGGAGGCCTTAGCGGCGGCCCAGATTAACACTTTTACTGAGGTTTTGGAAAAGGCCCAGAGAATAGAGATTGTCAGGGCACTAGTGagaaattttcatgcaaaacggaaaggggCGCCTGGTGGAAATCAAAGGCCGGCACATAGTGATCGAAACATGCCACCCTCTAAAGTCGGTCGTGGAGCTGGAGGTGGAAGGTTTACGGGTACTTCGAGGGGAGGTACGCCGATGGGAGCCCAAAGTGGAAGAGGACAGGGGAGAGGTGGTCCACAGGGAGGCCAGACCTCCGCTTCCCGAGTATCGTGTGGATATTGTGGGAAATCAAATCATATCGAGGATAACTGTTGGAGAAAAGCTCGAAAGTGTTTAAGGTGTGGGAGTACAGAGCACCAGATTGCAAATTGCCCACTAATCAGCGATACTCAGTTGGCTGGCAAATCAAACCCGAAACCGACCAATGTAGGAGGGACCAGGTCGAGGGTGCCAGCCAGAGTGTACTCATTGGACCAGCAATCGATACCTGAGCTGACGGAGGTAGTGGAATGTACGATTCCTGTTTTCCATtgtttagccaaaattttgatagatccTAGTGCCACCCATTCTTTTGTTAGCCCCACctttatgcttggaattgacgTGAAAGTTGAAAGgctaccttatgacttagaagtaagaacacctacgggtaatcaaaCTTTGCTTGCGAATGAGGTGTATAGAAACTGCGATATTTGGGTTGGTGAGCGGAAATTAGTGGTTGACCTCATaagtctagccattaaggggtacgaggTTATTTTAGGCATGGATTGGCTAGTTCATTAtcatgctcgggtagattgtaggatgaagGTGGTCGAGTTTTACATACCGGGTGAGGCAATTCTAAAGCTAGATGTGAGGGGTATGTTAGTCTCGTCTGTGCTcatttcgggaataagggctagAAAATTGCTTAGTCATGGGGCACGGGGGTACCTAGCTTTTCTGGTTAACGCCCTAGGAGAAAAGATTAAGCTAGAAGATATGTCGGTGATCAATGAGTATCTAGACGTGTTCCCAGAAGAGTTGGCGTCATTGCCACCCGAAAgagagattgaatttaaagttGACTTAGCACCTGGGACTACACCCATTTCGAAAACCCCTTATCCGATGGTACCCGCTAAACTTAAGGAGTTAAAATTTCAGTTGCAAGACTTGCTAGAACGGGGATTCATACACGAGAGCGAGTCACCATAG